One genomic segment of Burkholderia multivorans ATCC BAA-247 includes these proteins:
- a CDS encoding DUF802 domain-containing protein, whose translation MSRIRIDLVVFAAGLLAVCWIAAGYVGSNPLASAVTLLIGACYVAGAWELLRYRQATAALSRAVAALAEPPARLNAWLDTLPAGLRGAVRARVDGTRVALPGPALTPYLVGLLVLLGMLGTLLGMVVTLKGTGAALESATDLDAIRASLIAPVKGLGFAFGTSIAGVATSAMLGLLSALVRRERSEAAQQLDARIATTLRVHTPAHRRDESFRLLQQQADTMPALVDRLQTMMTTLEARSVALHERQLESQQAFFDRTEQAYARLASSVGASLQESAAESARVAGAALQPVVAATMTGLAQEMAALRDTVSGAVQRQLDGLTNGFEAATANVTAAWHRALDAQRSAGDAVAQRLDTTLGQFADTFAQRSADLLDGVATRLESTEGRLADAWRDALSRQEQVGETLAGQHARALSDAAATFERHSASTLAAMRDAHTHLQTELSARDAQRLAAWNDSLAAMAAKLGDEWQRAGAKSADRQQEICDALAQTTRDLAAQAATFEQRSNDLLTTIRDSHTGLQTQLAARDEERLSAWNESLAAMAAKLGDEWQRAGVHSAGRQQEICDALAQTTRDLAAQAATFEQRSNDLLTTIRDSHTGLQTQLAARDEERLSAWNESLAAMAAKLGDEWQRAGVHSAGRQQEICDALAQTTRDLAAQAATFEQRSNDLLTTIRDSHTGLQTQLAARDEERLSAWNESLAAMAAKLGDEWQRAGVHSAGRQQEICDALAQTTRDLAAQAATFEQRSNDLLTTIRDSHTGLQTQLAARDEQRLSAWNDSLAAMAAALRDEWQQASAHAAARQQDICDTLARTANDIAAQAQAQASDTINEIGRLVQAASEAPKAAADVVAELRQRLSESMVRDTAMLEERSRLLATLETLLGAVNHASTEQRAAIDALVSTSADLLDRIGTRFNDTVDAQSRKLDAVAAQVTAGAVDVASLGDAFGAAVQVFGESNDKLLAHLQRIEAALEKSLARSDEQLEYYVAQAREVIDLSMMSQKQIVEDLQQIAGRRTSVGA comes from the coding sequence GCTCGACACGCTGCCGGCCGGCCTGCGCGGCGCGGTGCGTGCGCGCGTCGACGGCACGCGCGTCGCGCTGCCGGGCCCGGCACTGACGCCCTATCTCGTCGGTCTGCTCGTGCTGCTCGGCATGCTCGGCACGCTGCTCGGGATGGTCGTGACGCTGAAGGGCACGGGCGCCGCGCTCGAAAGCGCGACCGATCTCGATGCGATTCGCGCCTCGCTCATTGCGCCCGTGAAGGGGCTCGGGTTCGCGTTCGGCACGTCGATCGCCGGCGTCGCGACGTCCGCGATGCTCGGGTTGCTGTCGGCGCTCGTGCGCCGCGAGCGCAGCGAGGCCGCGCAGCAGCTCGACGCGCGGATCGCGACGACGCTGCGCGTGCATACGCCCGCGCATCGGCGCGACGAATCGTTCCGCTTGCTGCAGCAGCAGGCCGACACGATGCCCGCGCTGGTCGACCGGCTGCAGACGATGATGACGACGCTCGAGGCGCGCAGCGTCGCGCTGCACGAGCGTCAGCTCGAAAGCCAGCAGGCGTTCTTCGACCGCACCGAGCAGGCGTATGCGCGTCTCGCGTCGAGCGTCGGCGCATCGCTGCAGGAAAGCGCGGCCGAAAGCGCGCGCGTGGCCGGTGCCGCGCTGCAGCCGGTCGTCGCCGCGACGATGACAGGGCTCGCGCAGGAAATGGCGGCGCTGCGCGACACGGTGTCGGGCGCGGTGCAGCGTCAGCTCGACGGCCTGACGAACGGTTTCGAGGCCGCGACCGCAAACGTGACGGCCGCGTGGCATCGCGCGCTCGACGCGCAGCGCAGTGCCGGCGATGCGGTCGCACAGCGGCTCGACACGACGCTCGGCCAGTTCGCCGACACGTTCGCGCAGCGCTCGGCGGACTTGCTCGACGGCGTCGCGACGCGCCTCGAATCGACCGAAGGCCGTCTCGCGGATGCGTGGCGCGATGCCTTGTCGCGTCAGGAGCAGGTCGGCGAAACGCTGGCCGGCCAGCATGCGCGCGCATTGAGCGACGCGGCAGCGACGTTCGAGCGCCATTCGGCGTCGACGCTCGCCGCGATGCGCGACGCGCACACGCATCTGCAGACCGAACTCTCCGCGCGCGATGCGCAGCGGCTCGCCGCATGGAACGACTCGCTCGCCGCGATGGCCGCGAAGCTCGGCGACGAATGGCAACGCGCGGGCGCGAAGAGCGCCGACCGTCAGCAGGAAATCTGCGACGCGCTCGCGCAAACGACACGCGATCTCGCTGCGCAAGCCGCCACCTTCGAACAACGCTCGAACGATCTGCTGACGACGATTCGCGACTCGCACACCGGTCTGCAGACGCAGCTCGCCGCGCGCGACGAAGAGCGTCTGTCCGCATGGAATGAATCGCTGGCCGCGATGGCGGCGAAGCTCGGTGACGAATGGCAGCGTGCGGGCGTACACAGCGCCGGCCGTCAGCAGGAAATCTGCGATGCACTCGCCCAAACGACGCGCGATCTCGCTGCACAAGCCGCGACCTTCGAACAACGTTCGAACGATCTCCTGACGACGATCCGCGACTCGCACACCGGCCTGCAAACGCAGCTTGCCGCACGCGACGAAGAACGTCTGTCCGCATGGAACGAATCGCTCGCTGCGATGGCGGCGAAGCTCGGTGACGAATGGCAGCGCGCGGGTGTACACAGCGCAGGCCGTCAACAGGAAATCTGCGACGCGCTCGCACAAACGACGCGCGATCTCGCTGCACAGGCCGCCACCTTCGAACAACGCTCGAACGATCTGCTGACGACGATTCGCGACTCGCACACCGGCCTGCAGACGCAGCTCGCCGCGCGCGACGAAGAGCGTCTGTCCGCATGGAATGAATCGCTGGCCGCGATGGCGGCGAAGCTCGGCGACGAATGGCAGCGCGCGGGCGTACACAGCGCCGGCCGTCAACAGGAAATCTGCGACGCGCTTGCACAAACGACGCGCGATCTCGCCGCACAAGCTGCCACCTTCGAACAACGCTCGAACGATCTGCTGACGACGATTCGCGACTCGCATACCGGCCTGCAAACGCAGCTTGCCGCGCGCGACGAACAACGACTGTCCGCTTGGAACGACTCGCTCGCCGCGATGGCCGCCGCGCTGCGCGACGAATGGCAGCAGGCGAGCGCACACGCAGCCGCGCGTCAGCAGGACATCTGCGATACGCTCGCGCGCACCGCGAACGACATCGCCGCGCAGGCGCAGGCACAGGCGAGCGACACGATCAACGAGATCGGGCGGCTCGTGCAGGCCGCATCGGAAGCGCCGAAGGCGGCGGCCGACGTCGTCGCCGAACTGCGTCAGCGGCTCTCGGAGAGCATGGTGCGCGACACCGCGATGCTCGAAGAACGCAGCCGTTTGCTCGCGACGCTCGAAACGCTGCTCGGCGCGGTCAACCACGCGTCGACCGAACAGCGCGCGGCGATCGACGCGCTCGTCAGCACCTCGGCCGATCTGCTCGACCGGATCGGCACGCGCTTCAACGACACGGTCGACGCGCAAAGCCGCAAGCTCGATGCAGTCGCCGCGCAGGTGACGGCCGGTGCGGTCGACGTCGCGAGCCTCGGCGATGCGTTCGGCGCGGCCGTGCAGGTATTCGGCGAGTCGAACGACAAGCTGCTCGCGCATCTGCAGCGCATCGAGGCCGCGCTCGAGAAGTCGCTCGCGCGCAGCGACGAACAGCTCGAGTACTACGTCGCGCAGGCGCGCGAGGTGATCGATCTGAGCATGATGTCGCAGAAGCAGATCGTCGAAGATTTGCAGCAGATCGCCGGGCGGCGCACTTCCGTCGGAGCGTAA
- a CDS encoding OmpA family protein, which produces MHEEIDGGAEAAPVWPAFADLMSVLLGAFVLILVGVIGMQLQLTSKLEEAVRARQQEAQQRKTLEQALAGPLAAGRVTLVNGRIGIAGNLLFALNSDQLQPDGRELLKTLAGPLAAYLKTRDQILMVSGFADDQQVRAGNRMFADNWELSAKRALTVTRALIDEGVPASSVFAAAFGSEQPVSSNADDEGRAKNRRVEIAPVPRKSASNGGPAR; this is translated from the coding sequence ATGCACGAGGAAATCGACGGCGGCGCGGAAGCCGCGCCGGTCTGGCCCGCGTTCGCCGACCTGATGTCGGTGCTGCTCGGCGCGTTCGTGCTGATCCTCGTCGGCGTGATCGGCATGCAGCTGCAGCTGACGTCGAAGCTCGAGGAAGCCGTGCGTGCGCGCCAGCAGGAAGCGCAGCAGCGCAAGACGCTCGAACAGGCGCTCGCGGGGCCGCTTGCGGCCGGCCGCGTGACGCTCGTGAACGGGCGTATCGGGATCGCCGGCAACCTGCTGTTCGCGCTGAACTCCGACCAGCTGCAGCCGGACGGCCGCGAACTGCTGAAGACGCTCGCCGGCCCGCTCGCCGCGTATCTGAAGACGCGCGATCAGATCCTGATGGTCAGCGGCTTCGCGGACGATCAGCAGGTGCGCGCCGGCAACCGGATGTTTGCGGACAACTGGGAGCTGTCGGCGAAACGTGCGCTGACGGTCACGCGCGCGCTGATCGATGAGGGCGTCCCGGCGTCGTCGGTGTTCGCGGCCGCGTTCGGATCCGAGCAGCCGGTCAGCTCGAATGCCGACGACGAAGGCCGCGCGAAGAACCGCCGCGTCGAGATCGCGCCGGTCCCGCGCAAGTCCGCCTCGAACGGAGGGCCGGCGCGGTGA
- a CDS encoding DUF2894 domain-containing protein, translating into MTIDATQVRTMLDAWREQGAARLDPVRFHRLDALERRAAALDGDARRLLDARLAALADEYAQLVARTPVPAEPDAPQAHAAPARASSRGALAGLVERLSRDAQADRRGIDPELVDYFRATWAKVRTEQQYRQSLDQVPRNAGPLNSNSLVHRSLSTMRELSPAYLQQFLSYVDALACLEDLVGAGAQPDKEAARTKTAKPAKPAKKGTRTRVR; encoded by the coding sequence GTGACGATCGACGCGACGCAGGTGCGCACGATGCTCGATGCATGGCGCGAGCAGGGCGCGGCGCGGCTCGATCCGGTGCGCTTCCATCGGCTCGACGCGCTCGAACGGCGCGCGGCCGCACTCGACGGCGACGCGCGCCGGCTGCTCGACGCGCGGCTCGCCGCGCTGGCCGACGAATACGCGCAGCTCGTCGCCCGCACACCGGTGCCGGCCGAACCGGACGCGCCGCAAGCGCATGCCGCGCCCGCGCGCGCCTCGTCGCGCGGCGCGCTGGCCGGACTCGTCGAGCGGCTCTCGCGCGACGCGCAGGCGGACCGGCGTGGCATCGATCCCGAACTCGTCGACTATTTCCGCGCGACCTGGGCGAAGGTCCGCACCGAACAGCAGTATCGGCAATCGCTCGACCAGGTTCCGCGCAATGCGGGGCCGCTCAATTCGAACAGCCTCGTGCACCGGTCGCTGTCGACGATGCGCGAGCTGTCGCCCGCGTATCTGCAGCAGTTCCTCTCGTATGTCGATGCGCTCGCGTGTCTCGAGGATCTCGTCGGCGCCGGCGCGCAGCCCGACAAGGAGGCGGCGCGCACGAAGACGGCGAAGCCCGCGAAGCCGGCGAAGAAGGGCACGCGCACGCGCGTACGCTAG
- a CDS encoding isoprenylcysteine carboxylmethyltransferase family protein, with translation MNSTLDGIAAVQDRPPRSATPFRAGLLGIAAGLFALWITRDRPDLDAATRAVVASLSIIGTIALYELLISRVYLRPSAGLSRQAVRPLGIARVATRLGALASIYAGIGAIYWLLPEYHGAFYLPFWSLLRSLAPYVIVAAPFYFAWMDRHQRETDDAYLLWGRFLFRREKPANWQSVREMLAGWGVKAFFLPLMTVYLSKDADHLSASLANALHAPMTLATFVFLYDLSFTMDLMFGTVGYLCTFRILDSHVRTVEPTTLGWVAALICYQPFWSLISNNYIRYEGSLFWDNWLLSAPTLRVIWGTVIILLLLTYALSTISFGLRFSNLTNRGIITSGPYRFTKHPAYITKNLSYWMVSVPFVEPLGWQVGLMHCAGLVAVNLIYYVRAKTEERHLMRDPDYRAYAEWIAQHGLFARIRQAFGARQPA, from the coding sequence ATGAATTCCACGCTCGACGGCATCGCCGCGGTCCAGGACCGCCCGCCCCGTTCCGCCACCCCGTTCCGCGCCGGCCTGCTTGGCATCGCGGCCGGCCTCTTCGCGCTCTGGATCACGCGCGATCGTCCCGACCTCGACGCGGCGACCCGCGCGGTCGTCGCGAGCCTGTCGATCATCGGCACGATCGCGTTGTACGAATTGCTGATTTCCCGTGTCTATCTGCGCCCGAGCGCGGGGCTGTCGCGCCAGGCCGTGCGGCCGCTCGGCATCGCGCGCGTCGCGACGCGGCTCGGCGCGCTCGCGTCGATCTACGCCGGAATCGGCGCGATCTACTGGCTGCTGCCCGAGTATCACGGCGCGTTCTATCTGCCGTTCTGGTCGCTGCTGCGCTCGCTCGCGCCGTATGTGATCGTCGCTGCGCCGTTCTACTTCGCGTGGATGGATCGCCATCAGCGCGAAACCGACGATGCCTACCTGCTGTGGGGCCGCTTCCTGTTTCGCCGCGAAAAGCCTGCGAACTGGCAATCGGTGCGAGAAATGCTCGCCGGCTGGGGCGTGAAGGCGTTCTTCCTGCCGCTGATGACCGTCTATCTGTCGAAGGACGCCGATCATCTGAGCGCATCGCTCGCGAATGCGCTGCACGCGCCGATGACGCTCGCGACGTTCGTCTTCCTCTACGACCTGTCGTTCACGATGGACCTGATGTTCGGCACGGTCGGCTATCTGTGCACGTTCCGCATTCTCGACAGCCACGTGCGCACCGTCGAGCCGACGACGCTCGGCTGGGTCGCCGCGCTGATCTGCTACCAGCCGTTCTGGTCGCTGATCTCGAACAACTACATCCGCTACGAAGGCTCGCTGTTCTGGGACAACTGGCTGCTGTCCGCGCCGACGCTGCGCGTGATCTGGGGCACCGTGATCATCCTGCTGCTGCTGACGTACGCGCTGTCGACGATCTCGTTCGGGCTGCGCTTCTCGAACCTGACGAACCGCGGAATCATCACGTCGGGCCCATACCGGTTCACGAAGCATCCGGCCTACATCACGAAGAACCTGTCGTACTGGATGGTCTCGGTGCCGTTCGTCGAGCCGCTCGGCTGGCAGGTCGGGCTGATGCACTGCGCGGGGCTCGTCGCGGTGAATCTCATCTACTACGTGCGCGCGAAGACCGAGGAACGTCATCTGATGCGCGACCCCGACTATCGCGCGTACGCCGAATGGATCGCGCAGCACGGGCTGTTCGCGCGGATCAGGCAAGCATTCGGCGCGCGGCAGCCGGCCTGA
- a CDS encoding collagen-like triple helix repeat-containing protein — MHHYFNKTTVALAVSSLLALYGCGSVDGPTTPPTVKPSTSGTSGGGGTSGTSGGGSSGTSGGGSSSGTSGATSGTSGTSGTSGTSGTSGTSGTSGTSGTSGTSGTSGTSGTSGTSGTSGTSGTSGTSGTSGTSGTSGTSGTSGTSGTSGTSGTSGTSGTSGTSGTSGTSGTSGTSGTSGTSGTSGTSGTSGTSGTSGTSGTSGTSGTSGTSGTSGTSGTSGTSGTSGTSGTSGTSGTSGTSGTSGTSGTSGTSGTSGTSGTSGTSGTSGTSGTSGTSGTSGTSGTSGTSGTSGTSGTSGTSGTSGTSGTSGTSGTSGTSGTSGTSGTSGTSGTSGTSGTSGTSGTSGTSGTSGTSGTSGTSGTGVTPLGNVLQKSGNLVTSLGTVVANGGAQIGGVTVPGTNPTTATSVGNAVTSLGNGVQSVGNGIAAGLGSIGVSANPLGPTLTSTTGLLTGTGGAVGNLGNAVKSLGAGPLSPLSPVTTLVGDLANTVGTAVNSTASDLNTALNSTPVQQLETQLGKVINPITNTLTGGVDKPGVTQTLGSATLLGAPLNGLLSTLGGGLGLAGTKIGGATDYPVGQALGGVVGQLGATTTSVGGLLYGGSSSSGTNPLAPLTGLLGSLTGGLGGIGGGSSSGSSGTGGTSGTSGGPLGPITGLLGSLTGTLGGIGSSGTGGTSGTSGTSGTSGGPLSPITGLLGTVTGTLGGIGGTSGTSGTSGTSGSPLGPITGLLGTVTGTLGGIGGIGSSSGTGGTSGTSGTGGTSGAGVGGLLAPVTNLVNTLTPLGASLTGTITTPAGGLTGAVGGVLTGTLTPPTAGAGGGAGAGATGGAGGAATTPSGGGTVSAGLSGSSNGGAAAGGTGNLLSPVTNLLGGLLGGTKK; from the coding sequence ATGCACCATTACTTCAACAAGACGACGGTCGCGCTGGCTGTGTCGTCGCTTCTCGCGCTGTACGGCTGCGGCTCCGTCGACGGGCCGACCACGCCGCCGACCGTCAAGCCGAGCACGTCGGGAACGTCGGGCGGCGGCGGGACGTCGGGGACTTCGGGTGGCGGTAGTTCGGGGACGTCCGGTGGCGGTAGTTCTTCAGGGACGTCGGGGGCGACGTCGGGGACTTCCGGGACTTCGGGTACGTCTGGTACTTCGGGTACTTCGGGTACTTCGGGCACGTCCGGTACTTCGGGCACGTCCGGTACTTCGGGTACGTCCGGTACTTCGGGTACGTCTGGCACCTCGGGTACGTCTGGCACCTCGGGTACGTCTGGCACCTCGGGTACGTCTGGCACCTCGGGTACGTCTGGCACCTCGGGCACGTCCGGTACCTCGGGCACGTCCGGCACTTCGGGCACGTCCGGTACCTCGGGTACGTCCGGCACTTCGGGTACGTCGGGCACCTCCGGTACGTCCGGTACTTCGGGTACGTCTGGCACTTCCGGTACGTCTGGCACCTCGGGTACTTCGGGCACGTCCGGTACCTCAGGTACGTCTGGCACCTCCGGCACGTCGGGCACGTCCGGTACGTCTGGCACCTCGGGTACTTCGGGCACGTCCGGTACCTCAGGTACGTCTGGCACCTCCGGCACGTCCGGCACTTCCGGTACGTCTGGCACCTCGGGTACTTCGGGCACCTCCGGCACTTCCGGTACGTCTGGCACCTCCGGCACGTCCGGCACGTCCGGCACGTCCGGCACGTCCGGCACTTCGGGCACCTCGGGTACCTCCGGTACTTCGGGCACGTCCGGCACTTCAGGCACGTCGGGCACTTCCGGTACGTCCGGCACTTCCGGTACCTCGGGTACGTCCGGCACTTCGGGTACGTCCGGCACTTCGGGTACGTCCGGTACTTCGGGCACCTCCGGCACTTCGGGCACCTCCGGCACCTCGGGTACGTCCGGCACCTCGGGTACGTCGGGCACTTCGGGCACTTCGGGCACTTCGGGCACTTCGGGCACCTCGGGCACCTCGGGCACGTCCGGCACCGGCGTCACCCCGCTCGGCAACGTCCTGCAGAAATCCGGCAATCTCGTCACGTCGCTCGGCACCGTCGTCGCGAACGGCGGCGCACAGATCGGCGGCGTCACGGTTCCCGGCACGAACCCCACGACCGCGACCAGCGTCGGCAATGCCGTCACGAGCCTCGGCAACGGCGTGCAGTCGGTCGGCAACGGGATCGCGGCCGGCCTCGGCTCGATCGGCGTGTCGGCGAACCCGCTCGGCCCGACGCTCACGTCGACCACCGGACTGCTCACCGGCACCGGCGGCGCGGTCGGCAACCTCGGCAACGCGGTGAAGAGCCTGGGCGCGGGCCCGTTGTCGCCGCTGTCGCCCGTCACGACGCTGGTCGGCGACCTCGCGAACACGGTCGGCACCGCAGTGAACTCGACCGCCTCGGACCTCAACACCGCGCTGAACAGCACGCCGGTCCAGCAGCTCGAGACGCAGCTCGGCAAGGTGATCAACCCGATCACGAACACGCTGACCGGCGGCGTCGACAAGCCCGGCGTCACGCAGACGCTCGGCAGCGCGACGCTGCTCGGTGCACCGCTGAACGGCCTGCTGAGCACGCTCGGCGGCGGCCTCGGCCTCGCCGGCACGAAGATCGGCGGCGCGACGGACTATCCGGTCGGCCAGGCCCTCGGCGGCGTCGTCGGTCAGCTCGGCGCCACGACGACGTCGGTCGGCGGCCTGCTGTACGGCGGCAGCTCGAGCAGCGGCACGAACCCGCTCGCACCGCTCACGGGCCTGCTCGGTTCGCTGACCGGCGGCCTCGGCGGCATCGGCGGCGGCAGCTCCAGCGGGTCGAGCGGCACCGGCGGGACCAGCGGAACGAGCGGCGGCCCGCTCGGCCCGATCACGGGGCTCCTCGGCTCGCTGACCGGCACGCTCGGCGGCATCGGCTCGAGCGGCACCGGCGGAACGAGCGGCACCAGCGGCACCAGTGGCACGAGCGGCGGCCCGCTCAGCCCGATCACGGGGCTGCTCGGTACGGTGACCGGCACGCTCGGCGGCATCGGTGGAACGAGCGGCACCAGCGGCACCAGCGGAACGAGCGGCAGCCCGCTTGGCCCGATCACGGGGCTGCTCGGCACGGTGACCGGCACGCTCGGCGGCATCGGCGGCATCGGCAGCTCGAGCGGCACTGGCGGAACGAGCGGAACGAGCGGCACCGGCGGAACCAGCGGCGCCGGTGTCGGCGGCCTGCTCGCGCCCGTGACGAACCTCGTCAACACGCTGACGCCGCTCGGCGCGAGCCTGACGGGCACGATCACGACGCCGGCCGGTGGCCTGACCGGCGCGGTCGGCGGCGTCCTGACCGGCACGCTGACGCCGCCCACGGCCGGCGCCGGTGGCGGTGCGGGCGCCGGTGCAACCGGCGGCGCCGGCGGCGCGGCGACGACGCCGTCCGGCGGCGGCACCGTGTCGGCCGGGCTGAGCGGCAGTTCGAACGGCGGGGCGGCCGCGGGCGGCACGGGCAACCTGCTGTCGCCGGTGACGAACCTGCTCGGCGGTCTGCTGGGCGGCACGAAGAAGTAA
- a CDS encoding carboxymuconolactone decarboxylase family protein has product MSEQDRERGKARRTEVMGEPFVERAMRDLDGFSRPLQDWLNEHAWGSTWQRGGIDLKTRSLCTCAMLAALGRSTELKGHVRGALNNGATLVEIREVLLHSALYAGAPAAVEAFRSARDVIAELGLELPDDGS; this is encoded by the coding sequence ATGAGCGAACAGGACAGGGAGCGCGGCAAGGCGCGTCGGACCGAGGTGATGGGCGAGCCGTTCGTCGAGCGCGCGATGCGCGACCTCGACGGCTTTTCGCGGCCGCTGCAGGACTGGCTGAACGAGCACGCGTGGGGCAGCACATGGCAGCGCGGCGGGATCGACCTGAAGACGCGCAGCCTCTGCACGTGCGCGATGCTGGCGGCGCTTGGCCGCAGCACCGAGCTGAAGGGGCACGTGCGCGGCGCGCTGAACAACGGCGCGACGCTCGTCGAAATCCGCGAGGTGCTGCTGCACAGCGCGCTGTATGCGGGCGCGCCCGCCGCGGTCGAGGCGTTCCGCAGCGCGCGCGACGTGATTGCCGAACTCGGCCTCGAGTTGCCGGACGACGGCAGCTGA
- a CDS encoding alpha/beta fold hydrolase, translating into MSPTLHLILNILLGIVAVLAALALFSGYVVRRVTRAFPPEGRVVEVGGDRIHYVEYGSGTPIVFVHGLAGQLRNFAYLPLARLAQHHRVILVDRPGAGRSTRGAGSQANVFAQARTIAAFIDALRLDRPVLVGHSLGGAIALAVGLNHPERVSRLALIAPLSHPQSEPPAPFRPLVLPSPLVRRFVSWTFAIPMTILTGRQAVRLVFAPEDVPHDFAVKGGGLLGLRPASFYATATDLLCAPDDLPAMESRYAALAVPVDVLYGREDRILDWRAHGDALAKKSARVRLTVVEGGHMLPVTMPEATADWLLEVAAAPVTAAARAAH; encoded by the coding sequence ATGAGCCCGACGCTCCATCTGATCCTGAACATCCTGCTCGGCATCGTCGCGGTGCTCGCCGCGCTCGCGCTGTTTTCCGGCTACGTCGTGCGCCGCGTGACGCGCGCGTTTCCGCCCGAAGGGCGCGTCGTCGAGGTCGGCGGCGACCGCATCCACTATGTCGAATACGGCAGCGGCACGCCGATCGTGTTCGTGCACGGGCTCGCCGGCCAGTTGCGCAACTTCGCGTATCTGCCGCTCGCGCGGCTCGCGCAGCATCACCGCGTGATTCTCGTCGACCGGCCGGGCGCCGGCCGCTCGACCCGCGGCGCCGGATCGCAGGCGAACGTGTTCGCGCAGGCGCGCACGATCGCCGCGTTCATCGACGCGCTACGGCTCGACCGCCCCGTGCTCGTCGGCCATTCGCTCGGCGGCGCGATCGCGCTCGCGGTCGGGCTGAACCATCCGGAGCGCGTGAGCCGGCTCGCGCTGATCGCGCCGCTGTCGCATCCGCAGTCCGAGCCGCCCGCGCCGTTCCGGCCGCTCGTGCTGCCGTCGCCGCTCGTGCGCCGCTTCGTGTCGTGGACCTTCGCGATCCCGATGACGATCCTGACCGGCCGCCAGGCCGTGCGCCTCGTGTTCGCGCCCGAGGACGTGCCGCACGACTTCGCGGTCAAGGGCGGCGGCCTGCTCGGGCTGCGGCCTGCCAGCTTCTATGCGACCGCCACCGACCTGCTGTGCGCGCCCGACGATCTGCCCGCGATGGAAAGCCGCTACGCGGCACTCGCGGTGCCGGTCGACGTGCTGTATGGACGCGAGGACCGAATCCTCGACTGGCGCGCCCACGGCGACGCGCTCGCGAAGAAGTCGGCGCGCGTGCGGCTGACGGTCGTCGAAGGCGGGCACATGCTGCCCGTGACGATGCCGGAAGCGACCGCCGACTGGCTGCTCGAGGTGGCCGCCGCGCCGGTGACGGCGGCGGCGCGCGCGGCGCACTGA